CTCGAAGAAGGGGCAACTGCTCAGCTCAGTGTTCTTGGCTGGGATCCATCAATAACAGACAGTCTGAAGGTTGctgggttgggtgtgtgtgtgcgcgcgcgcgcgcctgtTTTTACCTATGCGATTTAAGTAGGGTGCCTTTCCCTAAAGCCCACGTAAACTTGTCTAGCATGAGAGGTCCCCAGACTCGTCTCCGGCTGTCCTCCGCCTTCTGTGCCCGCGTGCGATCTGATCGCTCGCTCactcacactcctcctcctcctccactacaATCCACTTGAGGAAATCAGCAAAATTTGGCGATTTCGAAAGACTGCGATTACTAGCGCATTATTGCCCAATGCTATACTTTGGAGGGAAAGGGACTGTAGTAGGCGGCCAGTAGCGAAACTCCCCCGTCCGTTGTGCAGACTaaactctttctctttctctctccttcttacTTTTAAAAGAAGACGTTGAAGTTGTGGGATGGACGCCTGGGAGAGAAAAATGTGTTgcaatcccccccgccccccccccccgctttgattCCTCGCCCgcttgctctctctttttaaaaatgtgccagGTCTATTCCAAAACCTTGTCACGTGCAGATAAGCTCCCCCTCACGCCCCCCAGCTTCCCTACCTCGGTGCCTCCCCCGCTCCCATAGAGTAAAAAGGCGTCCAACTGGTTTGATCAGGTTGTTGGAGCCGCGCTTCCATTTCCTCCCGAGGACTCGCTTCAGGTTATGAAACGGGACAAATAAAAAAAGTAAACAGCCTAGTAACAGTCAATGAAAGGCGCACGTGTTGTGTCTGGGTCACTGGTAACTGACATTGATATGgctgggtttctctctctctcgctctctctctttcctaaaTGCAGCTGGGAATTGCTGGCTCCGGCAAGCCCGAAACGGCCGCTGCCAAGTCCTCTACAAAAATggtctgagcaaggaggagtgcTGTAAAACGGGTAGGCTTACCACTTCGTGGACTGAGGAGGACGTCAGCGATAACGTGCTTTTCAAGTGGATGATTTTTAGCGGGGGCGCCCCCAATTGCATCCCGTGCAAAGGTGGGTACTTCGCGGAGAGGCTGTTGCGCATGAGCAGATGGAGCTGCCTTAGGCggctgagtcaggtcattggtccctCCAGCCAGGTCAGCGACCGAGTCCAGGTTCTAGAGGCCAGGGATCGAGCCTTGCAAGGCAGGCCCTGAACTGCTGATCTATAGCCCCGTCCCCAAAGGAGGGGCAGGTGCCCAGCCTGGGACTGAATGTTTCTTGCCAGGGCCCAGTCCAGGGGTACACAAAGAGGGGATGTGCAGGGACAGAGCACTGGTACTTCTCCACTTCTCTGACTGTCAGGGTGGCCATGGTGGCCATCATGGAGTAGCAccagcacttctgaatttgcaactactaCACCGTGGAGaatcttgaggagcaactccttgggtgaggtgaggtgagagggaagggaagggaagacaggttgagagggagaaaaatatctgggggggggagttcagtaaaatgaggagggTCCTTCTCAGATGCTTAGGAGGTGATCTGCTTAGGAGGTgacctgaaagcatctattctcaaTGCCAGAGTCTCAGCTATGAACATACGAAGTTCAGAATAGCACCTCAAAGCAGGTGCAGAGTGCATTTTCTCTCCTCTTTGTAACTGCAATGAGTCTTCACACGTCAGGGATTAGACAGAAGGACTTTCAGAGAAGAGGATGTGTTTCCAAACAGTCTTCCCTTTTCCTTAGAAATCAATTGCCGCCTTCACTATTGTATTAAACACTTCATTCTTATTAAAAGTATGTTTGATTTCTTTAAAGAGAGGCACTGGGGCAAAAACTGCTTTGAAGCTATGTTCTTAAAGTTCTGCTCCCTAAACCTAGAAATGCTGGGGAGTGGCTGTAATTATGCAAGAAAGATATTCCACATGTGCTCAGTGGCACTCTAGATTTACCATATATTCCAGTTGCCAGCTGTTGCCAACTTTTCCCCCCTATCTGGGGCCTGTGCCTTTAGCAGTTGTGCAACGAGCTGAAATTCCTCACGTGACTTGCCCCAACTTTACAACTTTATGCTAGGAGCAGCTTCGTCTGTCGAATTAATGCCTGCTTGCCTCACTGCTGTGATGAGCATAGAGGCtctgccaggaaaaaaaaaaagttggcaaccctaccccctGGTGCTCAAATAGGTCCTGAGCCCTTCATATAAGGGGGCCAGGAGAAGGGGGGGAGAAGGGCTcttactattgctgctgctacagctaattaataataataataataataataataataataataaaatgaatagTATTTTTAGCACCAGCAGTGCTAAACAGAAATGCTATACAGAACTGAGATGTGACATTATGGAATGCAGTCCCCGGTCCACTTACTCTGGAGAGATCCAAGTGGCCTGAGCAGGATTACTCTGGAATACAACGTAATGGATTGTAGCCAAGGTTTTCATACAGGCACATGCAGCTTTGGGATAACTCTTTTATGACCTTCAACATGAAGGATGTTGGAGGACACGCTCTACATGCCAGGGACACTAAATGAGCAAAGGTGATATTGCAAAACTGGAGCAGATGACCTGCTGGAAACATTGCTTTGCAAAAACGCCTCTCACCCAACTGCACATACCAATTGCTTAGTAAAGATTAGCTATCCGGCCATAAAGAGCAGTAGAAAGGTGGCCTTTCCCAAACTTTTCAGTCTGTGCTTCCAGGGGTTCTTCTAATGTGCATCGGTGCTTGTGTGTATGGAAACAGCCAGTGGGTAGTTTGTTTATTTCTCGAATGACTACCCCATCTTTGGAAACAAAATATAATCAAACTAGCTTACAGACTGTAAAGTTATTGCATGTTAATTACTGGAGGGTACAATAGCTTGTGCATATGGCACCAGAACAAGGCACCAGAACACCAGACATTTGGGAAGCACTGGCatgtttctgaaggaagtctatAGAGTCATCTTAATCACATCTAAGCATCCAGCTTAGCAAGTGGGAAGATCCTGCGTTGCTTTGTTTCATCTTAATGTTATTTTACAGTCTTTTGCTGAGGCATGGTGGGGGATAATCTTTCTTATTTTCTGGGTCAACAAGAAAACAATATTCTCCCAGCCTGGGGTTTCTGAAGTTGTGGTAGAGACTCTAGATGTCATTAAAGCAATGTTTCTGGATTTCTGTTCCACCCCGCCTCTCCTCCATTCCTCTCCCATTTCCTCTTCAGAAACCTGTGAGAATGTGGACTGCGGGCCTGGGAAGAAATGTAAAATGAACAAGAAGAACAAACCTCGGTGTGTCTGTGCTCCGGATTGCTCTAATATCACCTGGAAAGGCCCCGTGTGTGGCTTGGATGGCAAAACCTACAGGAACGAGTGTGCCCTTCTGAAAGCCAGATGCAAAGAACAGCCGGAACTTGAAGTCCAGTATCAGGGCAAATGCAAAAGTAGGTTTGTCACAAAGCAGCTGGATCACACTCTGGTATATCCAGAAAAGAAGGATGCCTGTCAGTCACGTTTTCTGCAGCCGCACAGGCTCCCCATGGAATTACTCAGCAGTAAAGTGATTTGTGGATTGTAACAGCTCAAGTCcccaaaataataatacaaagtcAGAAGCAGCCTAAGGTATTGTGGTACCTGAGGCGAGGCACCACATGCTGCCTTGCTTCATGTCCCTGGTGGGGGTCAGCTCCCTGCCAAAACTGACACTTGgcaagcagtgtcccctctaagacgtgcacatgtgcgtgcgctcccaagtttttttatgtccgctcagttaggaacataggacgctgccttatactgagtcagaccataggtccatctagctcagtattgtcctcacagactggcagtggcttctccaagggtgcaggcaggaatctctctcagccctatcttggagatgctgccagggaagcaacgtggaacctagatgctcttcccagagcggctccattccctgaggagaatatcttatagtgctcacacttctagcctcccttttgtgtgcaaccagggtggaccctgcttagcttaaggggacaagtcatgcttgctaccacaagaccagctctcttcctaagTTAAGTTTAggtcaggttgaatcgggaaagCCCCACTCTCAGAgcacatggaacataggaacataggaagctgccatatactgagtcagaccattggtccatctagctcagtattgtcttcacagactggcagcagcttctccaaggttgcaggcaggaatctctctcagccctatcttggaggagccagggagggaacttggaaccttctgctcttctcagagtggctccatctcctgaggggaagatctcatagtgctctcacttctagtctccctttcatatgcagctagggcggaccctgctaagctaaagggacaagtcatgcttgctaccaccttgatactgccacacagTACAgcactcattctgcacacagatggaaaaaaaatagagggaacactgcttgcaagCTTTAAAGGgggcacagggaggagggaaggttgccagcagcctcctcttctcaacTCATGCTTCTTGTAaggagtgtggggagaggagCTCCTTGCAAAGACTCCAAGAGTCCGATAATTCCTCCGATGCCAGCAGTAGGGAGCATCTTGTTGTCCtgttggtgccccaataatctaccGCCTGAAGTGCCTATGACAACATGCCTCATGGAAAAGTCAACCCTGCACAAAGTAGTGCTCCAGATAATGAGATGGGAGGGAGGATTGACAGGCAAGTGCCATGATTCTAAACACATTTGCCTGGAAGTAAGATTGGAACCAACATTTCGCCCAAGTGAAATTCGAAAGAGAatctcagggttcctcccaaggtgaAACCGGAGGAGAATTTCAGGTTTCCTCTTAAAGGGAAACATAAGAGAATTTTCTCAGAAAGTTTCTTTACATCCCTGCCTCCCACAAATGGCAATGGAACTGGCCTACATATGCAGCGGAATGTGGTGGTACAATCCTGagtggactataccacttcagagtACTTGCGGAGAATGTCATTTTTCTTATTGCTCCTCTGCATATCAACTTCcctaaaattaaaaatggagaaAGCCTCTAATCTAGCCTGCTCCTTGATGGGCATTTTGGTCTTTTTCACTTGTGGATCCAAAAATAGGGTCTCCCACCTCCAGTCTGAATTAGTGCAGTCTATTCAACCACTCAAAATACTCACTTCATTcattgattctctttatttagcagggggagagtaactggccctatccacccccatcacagtacatccagtggctgttgctggtgtctctcttgtggttcttttaagattgtgagccctttggggacagggatccatcttatttatttgttatttatctgtgtaaaccacccttagccatttttggaagggcagtatagaaatcaaattaataattaattaattaattaattcacacTTGATTCTGCAATAGACTTCCATGCAGACCAGGCCTTACTTCTAAGCAAGCGAGACTAAAATGTGGGACATTACCAAGAACATGTCAGAAAACCTTCATAGTCTACAAGCTTTCCCTTCTTATACCAATTGTTCTCAGAAAGTGAAAGAGCCATTTccatctttttaatgtggtggacCAAATCTGTGAGCTTGTGCATAGAAACCATTGCTCTGTCATTGATTAGAGTCCACTGCCCTACCCCATCTAGTGTAAGTATAGCCTTGAGTGAGACACCATGGGGATCACTAGACTGCAAACTAGATCAgaggtctctccctccctccctccctctctcccacccccaaacagGGTTTGTTTTACTGTCTTTCccattcccttctctctcttcttcccccactAAGCAGACTATCTTGCTTCCCTCTTGTCTTGCAGCAAAATTCTTCTGGAATTGAGGAAGAGTTTGAGTTAGAATCCCTTATTCTGCAGACATTAATTTTGGtataagctgccattttgcaactAGCTCCACCTCCCCAAAATTTTGTTCTGTGCTGGTAGTTCCCAAGGCTCTGGCCAAAAAAAGAGGAGCTACTGAAAATTTAAAGTCTCCAGCCCTGGACTAGATGTTTTCTGGTCGTCCTGACTAGTCCAGACAACTAGTGCGCCATCGATGCTGTGGCTAGTTTGTAGAGTAATCTGTGTGTTGCAGGTCACCTGTTCCTTTTGTTTCCTTTCGATGAAGAAAACTGCTAAAAGTATCTATACTGTTGTTATTTGTGTCACATGCTATATTCTGGGTGACCTGATGGTGGAGATAGCTCCTGTAATTGCTGAGTGTTCTTCTGtcttctgtttcagaaacctGTAGGGATGTGTTGTGTCCAGGCAGCTCCACGTGTGTGGTTGACCAAAATAATAACGCCAACTGTGTGACATGTAATCGGATTTGTCCAGAGCCTACCTCCCCTGAACAGTATCTCTGTGGGAATGATGGAATAACATATGCAAGTGCCTGTCACCTGAGGAAAGCTACCTGTCTCCTTGGAAGATCCATTGGACTAGCCTACGAAGGAAAATGCATCAGTAAGTTCTACGGGCTTGAAAGGGTTGTATGGAATGGGGACTGAAACTAAAGTGAGTGCTACAGACCTGCCTGGAAGGAAGCTGACCTGGATTTCCTGCCTCATAGAGCAGAAGTTCATTTTTTGAGGGAAACACAGAATTCCCAGCTACCAGTCATATGCAAGGTTGGAGGCACTTTCAGGAGAGGGCCAGCTGATGAAATGGGGTGCTTAACCCTTCTCCTGCCAAGTCCCTATGAGAATATCCACAGGCCATGCTTAATAGCTTTTTTCCTCACTTGGGAACATACCCTTCCCTCCTATCCACTGATTCTCCTCTGTAAATTCTCCCCACCATTTATCTCAGCCAATGCAGATTTGCAAATACTGTTTGCTGAGGCAGCATCTAGCTCAGCCCATCTCAGGTTCAATGCGGCAAACTGTGGTTGTTGAATGGAGAGGAAATACTAATAATTTGATAGAATGATACCTAGATAGTATAATTGAAGCACTCTGAACACTCAGCAAGTGCTTTATCAGTGTTAAGCCaggatgttaggaacataggaagctgccatgtgtgtgcgctcccaagtttttttatgtccgctcagttaggaacataggaagctgccatatactgagtcagaccattggtccatctggttcaggattatctacacagactggcagtgacttctccaaggttgcaggcaggaatctctctcagctatcttggagatgccagggagggaatttggaacgaaatgctcttctcagagcggctccatcccctgaagggaatatcttacagtgctcacacatgtagtgtcccattcatatgcaaccagggcagaccttgcttggctaaggggacaagtcaagtttgctaccacaagaccaactctcttccctaATTACCAGCACCATCATTTTCACATTATCTTTTCTCATGGGGAAACTGACCCATGTGTGGGGTAGCAAATGATTTGCTAGCTTGGCGAAgagacagcttttaaagtggGGGGTTCTCTTGTATGtcgcaactgcccctattcaacaCAGCATGCatggcatctctccagtggctcttgccgGTGTTtcccttctgcttttattttttagagTGTGAACCCCTTTGGACTGGGAACCCTTTTCTCatccccttttctctttctttttgctgtgtaaactgttttgtggAAAACaacaatcataatcataatcctaaataataatcataaataaAGAACAACCTCTATAGGAGCTATCTGACAAGCTGGGAAACAAATCCTTGCAGAAGCAAGGGGCAGAGAAGGCCTATCCAGTCATGGGAGTCCGGGGATGCTTTACTTGCATACAGCATCACTGAAAGCAGACCTGTGAGACTGACCCCTGCACGAACGCACTCTGAAATTGCACACTTCTGCCCCAGCGTTCTACATCATGGGAAGAATTTATCCTTGAATACAGCACTTGTCTCTGCAGGCAAAAGCTGTAAAAAATGgacagtggcggtggggggggggggcagttgtggaggggcagtgcttgcaaGCACACTCTTGGGGAATGCTGTGCATGAGTGCAACTCCCCCAGTTttcataatgcctgaacagggctagagaGTCACTTCACTTTGGTTGAATAGGACACCTGGAAG
Above is a window of Hemicordylus capensis ecotype Gifberg chromosome 2, rHemCap1.1.pri, whole genome shotgun sequence DNA encoding:
- the FST gene encoding follistatin isoform X2, translated to MLNQRIFPGMVLLLMLFCHFMEDQTAQAGNCWLRQARNGRCQVLYKNGLSKEECCKTGRLTTSWTEEDVSDNVLFKWMIFSGGAPNCIPCKETCENVDCGPGKKCKMNKKNKPRCVCAPDCSNITWKGPVCGLDGKTYRNECALLKARCKEQPELEVQYQGKCKKTCRDVLCPGSSTCVVDQNNNANCVTCNRICPEPTSPEQYLCGNDGITYASACHLRKATCLLGRSIGLAYEGKCIKAKSCEDIQCSTGKKCLWDFKVGRGRCALCDELCPESKSDDTVCASDNTTYPSECAMKEAACSLGVLLEVKHSGSCNSPLYSPI
- the FST gene encoding follistatin isoform X1; the protein is MLNQRIFPGMVLLLMLFCHFMEDQTAQAGNCWLRQARNGRCQVLYKNGLSKEECCKTGRLTTSWTEEDVSDNVLFKWMIFSGGAPNCIPCKETCENVDCGPGKKCKMNKKNKPRCVCAPDCSNITWKGPVCGLDGKTYRNECALLKARCKEQPELEVQYQGKCKKTCRDVLCPGSSTCVVDQNNNANCVTCNRICPEPTSPEQYLCGNDGITYASACHLRKATCLLGRSIGLAYEGKCIKAKSCEDIQCSTGKKCLWDFKVGRGRCALCDELCPESKSDDTVCASDNTTYPSECAMKEAACSLGVLLEVKHSGSCNSINEDPDEEDEDDDQDYNFPISSILEW
- the FST gene encoding follistatin isoform X3, whose protein sequence is MLNQRIFPGMVLLLMLFCHFMEDQTAQAGNCWLRQARNGRCQVLYKNGLSKEECCKTGRLTTSWTEEDVSDNVLFKWMIFSGGAPNCIPCKETCENVDCGPGKKCKMNKKNKPRCVCAPDCSNITWKGPVCGLDGKTYRNECALLKARCKEQPELEVQYQGKCKKTCRDVLCPGSSTCVVDQNNNANCVTCNRICPEPTSPEQYLCGNDGITYASACHLRKATCLLGRSIGLAYEGKCIKAKSCEDIQCSTGKKCLWDFKVGRGRCALCDELCPESKSDDTVCASDNTTYPSECAMKEAACSLGVLLEVKHSGSCN